In Arachis hypogaea cultivar Tifrunner chromosome 17, arahy.Tifrunner.gnm2.J5K5, whole genome shotgun sequence, a single window of DNA contains:
- the LOC140180648 gene encoding uncharacterized protein — protein sequence MAGFSFGYVIPMRSSGALYHGVPPSGLFEKLEHRYISKCPLKTRLFTPAIARGLQQLEKLDIFSCDELKHILEDEEISGQDHRVIFSKLKKLHIMGCQMLEYVIPVTFSQGLVQLESLDIDYCGELKYVIGECSSDGDTSHQNGINIEFPALQVLRLTDNWNMIGIFPQCYRAAWPSLHKFYLEYCPKLKIMSINTFKANECKVSKVIRPS from the coding sequence ATGGCTGGATTCAGCTTTGGTTATGTGATTCCGATGAGATCAAGTGGAGCTTTATACCATGGTGTGCCTCCTAGTGGCCTTTTTGAGAAGCTAGAGCATCGATATATAAGCAAATGTCCACTGAAAACGCGTCTCTTCACACCTGCGATTGCTCGAGGCCTGCAACAGTTGGAAAAGCTAGATATATTTTCATGTGATGAACTGAAGCATATACTTGAAGATGAGGAGATAAGTGGACAGGATCATAGGGTGATCTTCTCAAAATTGAAAAAACTTCATATTATGGGGTGCCAAATGCTAGAATATGTAATCCCAGTTACTTTTTCTCAAGGCCTTGTGCAATTGGAGTCTTTGGATATAGATTATTGTGGTGAGTTGAAATATGTGATTGGAGAATGCAGCTCAGATGGTGATACAAGTCATCAAAATGGAATCAACATTGAGTTTCCTGCGCTTCAGGTGCTTCGACTTACTGATAATTGGAACATGATTGGCATTTTTCCCCAGTGTTACAGAGCAGCATGGCCATCTCTGCATAAGTTTTATTTGGAATATTGTCCAAAGCTTAAGATAATGTCCATTAATACTTTCAAGGCTAATGAATGCAAGGTGAGCAAAGTGATAAGGCCTAGTTAA